A portion of the Gossypium arboreum isolate Shixiya-1 chromosome 8, ASM2569848v2, whole genome shotgun sequence genome contains these proteins:
- the LOC108469950 gene encoding AT-hook motif nuclear-localized protein 5, producing the protein MDGREAMALSGGSAPYYIHRGVGGSSSGSVTHTGIAAFHSQPGFRPLSNPPVQLQSNVGSTFTGELKNVSFPHGINMDASSGTPLSEPAKKKRGRPRKYAPDGQVSLGLLPMSAKPKPSSGSDASGPKRNRGRPPGTGRKQQLASLGEWMNSSAGQAFAPHVVTVGIGEDIVAKMLSFSQQRPRAVCILSGSGTVSSVTLRQPASSTPTVTYEGRFEILCLSGSYLLAEDGGPRNRTGGISASLSTPDGQVIGGGVATLIASSLIQLVVCSFIYGGSKTKTKQPASPQGSKESVPQFSPKSIMPTIASSTQNFTPPSMNIWPGSRPVDLRNPHTDIDLTRG; encoded by the exons ATGGATGGGAGAGAAGCTATGGCATTATCAGGCGGGTCAGCTCCTTATTATATTCATAGAGGGGTTGGTGGGTCTAGTTCTGGTTCAGTAACACACACTGGTATAGCAGCATTTCATTCTCAACCTGGGTTCAGGCCTTTATCTAACCCTCCTGTTCAGCTTCAGTCTAATGTTGGATCAACCTTTACTGGGGAGCTTAAAAATGTCAGCTTTCCTCATGGAATTAACATGGATGCCTCCTCTGGGACGCCGCTGAGCGAGCCAGCAAAGAAGAAGAGAGGTAGACCTCGCAAATATGCGCCTGATGGGCAGGTTTCATTGGGGCTTTTGCCTATGTCTGCGAAGCCTAAGCCTTCATCAGGATCAGATGCTTCTGGTCCAAAAAGAAACCGAGGCCGGCCTCCTGGGACTGGAAGGAAGCAACAGTTAGCATCTCTAG GTGAATGGATGAACAGTTCAGCAGGGCAGGCGTTTGCTCCTCATGTTGTCACCGTTGGAATTGGAGAA GACATTGTAGCAAAAATGTTGTCCTTTTCGCAACAAAGACCAAGGGCTGTCTGCATCCTATCAGGCAGTGGTACAGTTTCCTCAGTAACCCTACGTCAGCCTGCATCATCTACTCCTACTGTGACATATGAG GGCCGTTTTGAGATATTATGCTTGTCGGGTTCTTATTTGCTTGCTGAGGATGGAGGACCTCGCAATCGAACAGGTGGCATAAGTGCTTCTCTTTCTACTCCCGATGGTCAGGTCATAGGTGGTGGGGTTGCAACATTGATTGCATCAAGCCTAATTCAG CTAGTGGTATGCAGTTTTATTTATGGGGGATCAAAAACCAAGACCAAACAACCAGCTAGTCCTCAAGGCAGCAAGGAATCTGTACCCCAGTTCAGCCCTAAATCAATCATGCCTACCATTGCATCTTCAACTCAGAATTTCACTCCCCCTTCAATGAACATTTGGCCTGGTTCACGTCCGGTTGATCTGAGAAACCCTCACACTGATATTGACTTGACACGAGGATGA
- the LOC108470156 gene encoding probable phospholipid hydroperoxide glutathione peroxidase, whose amino-acid sequence MASQSSKGSVHDFTVKDARGNDVDLSIYKGKVLLIVNVASQCGLTNSNYTELSKLYEQYKDQGFEILAFPCNQFGGQEPGNNEQILEFACTRFKAEYPIFDKVDVNGEKAAPVYKFLKSSKGGLFGDSIKWNFSKFLVDKEGHVFDRYAPTTSPLSIEKDIKKLLA is encoded by the exons ATGGCTTCTCAATCTTCTAAGGGATCAGTTCATGATTTCACTGTTAAG GATGCAAGAGGGAATGATGTTGATTTAAGTATTTACAAGGGCAAGGTTTTGTTGATTGTCAATGTTGCATCACAATG TGGCTTGACCAATTCCAACTACACTGAGCTAAGTAAATTGTATGAGCAATATAAAGATCAAG GTTTTGAGATTCTTGCATTCCCATGTAACCAGTTTGGAGGACAGGAGCCAGGGAACAATGAGCAAATCTTAGAGTTTGCTTGCACTCGCTTTAAAGCTGAATACCCCATATTTGATAAG GTTGATGTGAATGGTGAGAAGGCTGCTCCCGTATACAAATTCCTCAAGTCTAGTAAAGGTGGACTTTTTGGGGACAGCATCAAGTGGAATTTTTCCAAGTTCTTGGTCGATAAGGAGGGCCATGTCTTCGATCGTTATGCTCCCACTACTTCTCCTCTTAGCATTGAG AAGGATATTAAGAAACTGCTGGCTTGA
- the LOC108469388 gene encoding probable xyloglucan galactosyltransferase GT20 — protein MAIPMSKKKSKPSKKLETKHHQFSDTLLFKILNRIPLAIFLLILIFLWSSSTTIISGKFVHVCVSSRKLNNLYCLSAGTQPNFEIPIPALSNNISTGIKEVVDIVQEVPDPIVNNGSDGEVAFAVKVVEQQLQVQRSWISNKNHVTSCDGKGIYVYDLPSKFNKDLVGQCGDMIPWTNFCKYFNNEAMGEPLVKLGKGWYHTHQYALELIFHTRALKHTCRVYNENEAKLFYVPFYGGLDILRWHFKNVSNDVKDTLGLELVKWLENKESWQKNSGKDHVFVLGKISWDFRRKNEDVSSWGTRFLELDQLQKSIKLLIERQPWHVNDIGIPHPTYFHPHVDDDIITWQLKIIRSNRTSLVSFAGAERPDAPQNIRSILINQCNNSGTNCRFLNCSSGGCDQPESVVELFMDSEFCLQPPGDSPTRKSVFDSLVSGCIPVLFDPFTAYYQYPWHLPEDHSKYSVFIEQEEVRKMKVNIIEKLMKVPIREREDMRRYIVYELLPGLVYGDSNSQLEKFQDAFSITINNLLARVNKIE, from the coding sequence ATGGCAATCCCAATGTCCAAAAAGAAGTCTAAACCATCCAAAAAGTTAGAAACAAAACACCATCAGTTTTCTGATACGCTTTTGTTCAAAATTCTAAACCGTATCCCTCTTGCAATCTTTCTATTAATCCTTATTTTCCTTTGGTCATCTTCCACCACCATCATCTCCGGCAAATTCGTTCACGTATGCGTGTCGTCGCGGAAACTCAACAATCTTTACTGTCTCTCTGCAGGTACCCAACCCAACTTTGAAATTCCAATTCCAGCTTTGAGCAACAATATTAGCACCGGTATCAAAGAGGTAGTCGATATTGTCCAGGAAGTTCCGGACCCGATCGTCAACAATGGCAGTGATGGGGAAGTTGCGTTTGCTGTCAAGGTTGTTGAACAGCAGCTACAAGTTCAAAGATCATGGATATCAAATAAAAATCATGTAACATCATGTGATGGGAAAGGGATTTATGTGTATGATTTGCCATCAAAGTTCAATAAGGACTTGGTAGGTCAATGTGGAGATATGATTCCATGGACAAATTTTTGTAAGTACTTCAACAATGAAGCCATGGGAGAACCTCTAGTAAAGCTTGGAAAAGGATGGTATCATACTCATCAATATGCCTTGGAGTTGATATTTCACACAAGGGCATTAAAACATACTTGTAGAGTTTACAATGAAAATGAGGCAAAGCTGTTTTATGTACCATTTTATGGTGGGTTAGATATCTTGAGATGGCACTTCAAAAATGTGTCTAATGATGTTAAAGACACCTTGGGGTTGGAACTTGTTAAATGGCTTGAAAACAAGGAATCATGGCAAAAAAACTCTGGGAAAGATCATGtgtttgtgttgggtaaaatttCATGGGATTTCAGAAGAAAAAATGAAGATGTTTCATCATGGGGTACTCGATTTTTAGAGCTTGATCAACTGCAGAAATCAATTAAGTTGTTAATCGAACGTCAACCGTGGCACGTAAACGACATCGGTATCCCGCATCCTACGTACTTTCATCCCCATGTAGACGATGATATCATCACATGGCAGCTCAAGATTATCCGATCGAACCGCACAAGTCTAGTCAGTTTCGCAGGGGCAGAAAGGCCTGATGCACCACAAAACATAAGGTCAATACTGATCAATCAATGTAATAATTCAGGAACCAATTGTAGGTTCCTGAATTGTAGTTCAGGTGGATGTGATCAACCCGAATCAGTCGTTGAGCTCTTCATGGATTCCGAATTCTGTTTACAACCTCCCGGTGATAGCCCGACGAGAAAATCCGTATTCGATTCCCTTGTTTCGGGTTGTATTCCGGTACTTTTCGACCCTTTTACAGCTTATTACCAATATCCATGGCATTTACCCGAAGATCATAGCAAATACTCAGTGTTCATAGAACAAGAAGAGGTGAGAAAGATGAAGGTGAACATAATAGAAAAGTTGATGAAGGTTCCTATAAGGGAAAGAGAAGATATGAGAAGGTACATTGTTTATGAATTATTGCCTGGTTTAGTATATGGAGACTCAAATTCCCAGCTTGAAAAATTCCAGGATGCATTTTccataacaattaataatttgCTTGCAAGGGTAAACAAAATCGAATGA